Proteins encoded in a region of the Sparus aurata chromosome 6, fSpaAur1.1, whole genome shotgun sequence genome:
- the LOC115583250 gene encoding uncharacterized protein LOC115583250 isoform X6, which yields MLCTLLHQTELISFSVCTIKTQYCIKDFFFGKSSLMNEKAEKQISHVCSLDLFQCVNVNIFPPFFPNKRGLQDLLCLCLVEDLQLFFCSLTSLPAISAQVCNTFSGAPKPIITILDATKDWALLQCVVRGASPKPKVEWQDSSGNVWETAEDHQVSERRGSFYVTLNTNVTRTDRYRCNVTQEEISHQTKAETFVFINVNPSSVSGKLCEDPSSKVVIGWLFGIVIGAVVLAAVQFGLVASKRITVTCNRGAAPEPTTTSNDLTKDTPLLQVGVTVDHQHQNGSSKAPPETPPL from the exons ATGCTCTGTACATTATTACACCAGACTGAGCTGATCAGTTTCTCTGTTtgcaccattaaaacacaatattgcatcaaagattttttttttggcaaaagcTCCCTTATGAATGagaaagcagaaaaacagaTCAGCCATGTCTGCTCACTAGACTTGTTTCaatgtgtaaatgtaaacatatttcctcctttctttcctAACAAGCGAGGCCTGCAGGatcttctctgtctctgcttggTGGAGGAtctgcagctcttcttctgctctctaaCTAGTCTGCCTGCAATCTCAGCTCAAGTTTGTAATACTTTCTCTG GTGCACCAAAGCCTATCATCACAATACTTGATGCCACAAAGGACTGGgcgctgctgcagtgtgttgttcGAGGAGCTTCTCCAAAACCTAAAGTGGAGTGGCAGGACAGCTCTGGAAATGTCTGGGAAACTGCTGAGGACCATCAGGTCTCAGAGAGAAGAGGCAGCTTCTATGTTACCCTCAACACCAATGTTACCAGAACTGACCGCTACCGCTGTAATGTCACTCAGGAGGAAATTAGCCATCAGACAAAAGCTGAGACCTTCGTGTTTATCAATG TGAACCCATCCAGTGTTTCAGGGAAACTCTGTGAGGACCCATCCAGCAAAGTGGTCATCGGATGGCTGTTTGGAATCGTTATAGGAGCTGTAGTTCTTGCTGCAGTACAGTTTGGGCTTGTAGCTTCAAAGCGCATCACAGTTACCTGTAATCGAG GTGCAGCTCCAGAACCAACTACCACCTCTAATGATCTAACAAAGGACACACCACTGCTGCAGGTTGGAGTTACAG tTGACCATCAGCATCAAAACGGTTCATCTAAAGCTCCTCCAGAGACACCACCCCTTTGA
- the LOC115583250 gene encoding uncharacterized protein LOC115583250 isoform X5: MLCTLLHQTELISFSVCTIKTQYCIKDFFFGKSSLMNEKAEKQISHVCSLDLFQCVNVNIFPPFFPNKRGLQDLLCLCLVEDLQLFFCSLTSLPAISAQVCNTFSEQLLRDRSGEIPGAPKPIITILDATKDWALLQCVVRGASPKPKVEWQDSSGNVWETAEDHQVSERRGSFYVTLNTNVTRTDRYRCNVTQEEISHQTKAETFVFINVNPSSVSGKLCEDPSSKVVIGWLFGIVIGAVVLAAVQFGLVASKRITVTCNRGAAPEPTTTSNDLTKDTPLLQVGVTVDHQHQNGSSKAPPETPPL; the protein is encoded by the exons ATGCTCTGTACATTATTACACCAGACTGAGCTGATCAGTTTCTCTGTTtgcaccattaaaacacaatattgcatcaaagattttttttttggcaaaagcTCCCTTATGAATGagaaagcagaaaaacagaTCAGCCATGTCTGCTCACTAGACTTGTTTCaatgtgtaaatgtaaacatatttcctcctttctttcctAACAAGCGAGGCCTGCAGGatcttctctgtctctgcttggTGGAGGAtctgcagctcttcttctgctctctaaCTAGTCTGCCTGCAATCTCAGCTCAAGTTTGTAATACTTTCTCTG AACAACTCTTGAGAGACCGATCAGGAGAAATCCCAG GTGCACCAAAGCCTATCATCACAATACTTGATGCCACAAAGGACTGGgcgctgctgcagtgtgttgttcGAGGAGCTTCTCCAAAACCTAAAGTGGAGTGGCAGGACAGCTCTGGAAATGTCTGGGAAACTGCTGAGGACCATCAGGTCTCAGAGAGAAGAGGCAGCTTCTATGTTACCCTCAACACCAATGTTACCAGAACTGACCGCTACCGCTGTAATGTCACTCAGGAGGAAATTAGCCATCAGACAAAAGCTGAGACCTTCGTGTTTATCAATG TGAACCCATCCAGTGTTTCAGGGAAACTCTGTGAGGACCCATCCAGCAAAGTGGTCATCGGATGGCTGTTTGGAATCGTTATAGGAGCTGTAGTTCTTGCTGCAGTACAGTTTGGGCTTGTAGCTTCAAAGCGCATCACAGTTACCTGTAATCGAG GTGCAGCTCCAGAACCAACTACCACCTCTAATGATCTAACAAAGGACACACCACTGCTGCAGGTTGGAGTTACAG tTGACCATCAGCATCAAAACGGTTCATCTAAAGCTCCTCCAGAGACACCACCCCTTTGA
- the LOC115583250 gene encoding uncharacterized protein LOC115583250 isoform X2, with protein MLCTLLHQTELISFSVCTIKTQYCIKDFFFGKSSLMNEKAEKQISHVCSLDLFQCVNVNIFPPFFPNKRGLQDLLCLCLVEDLQLFFCSLTSLPAISAQVCNTFSGKQAPVQFFPPQKSAKLIVYAAVFTCMFVSWCLYLLLLCFTCCQQQDSGAPKPIITILDATKDWALLQCVVRGASPKPKVEWQDSSGNVWETAEDHQVSERRGSFYVTLNTNVTRTDRYRCNVTQEEISHQTKAETFVFINVNPSSVSGKLCEDPSSKVVIGWLFGIVIGAVVLAAVQFGLVASKRITVTCNRGAAPEPTTTSNDLTKDTPLLQVGVTVDHQHQNGSSKAPPETPPL; from the exons ATGCTCTGTACATTATTACACCAGACTGAGCTGATCAGTTTCTCTGTTtgcaccattaaaacacaatattgcatcaaagattttttttttggcaaaagcTCCCTTATGAATGagaaagcagaaaaacagaTCAGCCATGTCTGCTCACTAGACTTGTTTCaatgtgtaaatgtaaacatatttcctcctttctttcctAACAAGCGAGGCCTGCAGGatcttctctgtctctgcttggTGGAGGAtctgcagctcttcttctgctctctaaCTAGTCTGCCTGCAATCTCAGCTCAAGTTTGTAATACTTTCTCTGGTAAACAGGCACCAGTTCAGttctttcccccccaaaaatctGCAAAGCTTATTGTATATGCTGCAGTGTttacatgcatgtttgtgtcttGGTGTctgtatcttcttcttctctgctttaCGTGCTGCCAGCAGCAGGACTCTG GTGCACCAAAGCCTATCATCACAATACTTGATGCCACAAAGGACTGGgcgctgctgcagtgtgttgttcGAGGAGCTTCTCCAAAACCTAAAGTGGAGTGGCAGGACAGCTCTGGAAATGTCTGGGAAACTGCTGAGGACCATCAGGTCTCAGAGAGAAGAGGCAGCTTCTATGTTACCCTCAACACCAATGTTACCAGAACTGACCGCTACCGCTGTAATGTCACTCAGGAGGAAATTAGCCATCAGACAAAAGCTGAGACCTTCGTGTTTATCAATG TGAACCCATCCAGTGTTTCAGGGAAACTCTGTGAGGACCCATCCAGCAAAGTGGTCATCGGATGGCTGTTTGGAATCGTTATAGGAGCTGTAGTTCTTGCTGCAGTACAGTTTGGGCTTGTAGCTTCAAAGCGCATCACAGTTACCTGTAATCGAG GTGCAGCTCCAGAACCAACTACCACCTCTAATGATCTAACAAAGGACACACCACTGCTGCAGGTTGGAGTTACAG tTGACCATCAGCATCAAAACGGTTCATCTAAAGCTCCTCCAGAGACACCACCCCTTTGA
- the LOC115583250 gene encoding uncharacterized protein LOC115583250 isoform X1 has product MLCTLLHQTELISFSVCTIKTQYCIKDFFFGKSSLMNEKAEKQISHVCSLDLFQCVNVNIFPPFFPNKRGLQDLLCLCLVEDLQLFFCSLTSLPAISAQVCNTFSGKQAPVQFFPPQKSAKLIVYAAVFTCMFVSWCLYLLLLCFTCCQQQDSEQLLRDRSGEIPGAPKPIITILDATKDWALLQCVVRGASPKPKVEWQDSSGNVWETAEDHQVSERRGSFYVTLNTNVTRTDRYRCNVTQEEISHQTKAETFVFINVNPSSVSGKLCEDPSSKVVIGWLFGIVIGAVVLAAVQFGLVASKRITVTCNRGAAPEPTTTSNDLTKDTPLLQVGVTVDHQHQNGSSKAPPETPPL; this is encoded by the exons ATGCTCTGTACATTATTACACCAGACTGAGCTGATCAGTTTCTCTGTTtgcaccattaaaacacaatattgcatcaaagattttttttttggcaaaagcTCCCTTATGAATGagaaagcagaaaaacagaTCAGCCATGTCTGCTCACTAGACTTGTTTCaatgtgtaaatgtaaacatatttcctcctttctttcctAACAAGCGAGGCCTGCAGGatcttctctgtctctgcttggTGGAGGAtctgcagctcttcttctgctctctaaCTAGTCTGCCTGCAATCTCAGCTCAAGTTTGTAATACTTTCTCTGGTAAACAGGCACCAGTTCAGttctttcccccccaaaaatctGCAAAGCTTATTGTATATGCTGCAGTGTttacatgcatgtttgtgtcttGGTGTctgtatcttcttcttctctgctttaCGTGCTGCCAGCAGCAGGACTCTG AACAACTCTTGAGAGACCGATCAGGAGAAATCCCAG GTGCACCAAAGCCTATCATCACAATACTTGATGCCACAAAGGACTGGgcgctgctgcagtgtgttgttcGAGGAGCTTCTCCAAAACCTAAAGTGGAGTGGCAGGACAGCTCTGGAAATGTCTGGGAAACTGCTGAGGACCATCAGGTCTCAGAGAGAAGAGGCAGCTTCTATGTTACCCTCAACACCAATGTTACCAGAACTGACCGCTACCGCTGTAATGTCACTCAGGAGGAAATTAGCCATCAGACAAAAGCTGAGACCTTCGTGTTTATCAATG TGAACCCATCCAGTGTTTCAGGGAAACTCTGTGAGGACCCATCCAGCAAAGTGGTCATCGGATGGCTGTTTGGAATCGTTATAGGAGCTGTAGTTCTTGCTGCAGTACAGTTTGGGCTTGTAGCTTCAAAGCGCATCACAGTTACCTGTAATCGAG GTGCAGCTCCAGAACCAACTACCACCTCTAATGATCTAACAAAGGACACACCACTGCTGCAGGTTGGAGTTACAG tTGACCATCAGCATCAAAACGGTTCATCTAAAGCTCCTCCAGAGACACCACCCCTTTGA
- the LOC115583250 gene encoding CD276 antigen homolog isoform X3: MSGFKLPPTALESLFLGLCLLMSVGMIPGNDNGVKVVVEEDSDAVLPCLINTEDLTGKTFHWKKDGQKEVFFYEARSHSNNRLTGQDEQFIDRVSHFQDQLMNGNASIKIQNTKKADSGIYSCIFPHLQPRQTFKIELVVEQLLRDRSGEIPGAPKPIITILDATKDWALLQCVVRGASPKPKVEWQDSSGNVWETAEDHQVSERRGSFYVTLNTNVTRTDRYRCNVTQEEISHQTKAETFVFINVNPSSVSGKLCEDPSSKVVIGWLFGIVIGAVVLAAVQFGLVASKRITVTCNRGAAPEPTTTSNDLTKDTPLLQVGVTVDHQHQNGSSKAPPETPPL, translated from the exons ATGTCGGGATTTAAACTTCCACCGACAGCTCTGGAGAGTCTGTTCCTGGGTCTCTGCCTGCTGATGTCTGTTGGGATGATACCGGGAAACGACAACG GTGTCAAAGTGGTCGTGGAAGAAGacagtgatgctgttttaccCTGTTTGATCAACACAGAGGACCTCACAGGAAAGACCTTTCACTGGAAGAAAGATGGTCAGAAGGAGGTGTTCTTTTATGAAGCACGCAGTCATTCCAATAACCGCCTCACAGGTCAAGATGAGCAGTTCATAGATCGAGTCTCACATTTTCAAGATCAACTGATGAACGGCAACGCCTCCATAAAGATCCAGAATACAAAGAAAGCCGACAGCGGGATCTACAGCTGCATTTTTCCACATCTTCAGCCGAGACAAACCTTCAAGATTGagcttgttgttg AACAACTCTTGAGAGACCGATCAGGAGAAATCCCAG GTGCACCAAAGCCTATCATCACAATACTTGATGCCACAAAGGACTGGgcgctgctgcagtgtgttgttcGAGGAGCTTCTCCAAAACCTAAAGTGGAGTGGCAGGACAGCTCTGGAAATGTCTGGGAAACTGCTGAGGACCATCAGGTCTCAGAGAGAAGAGGCAGCTTCTATGTTACCCTCAACACCAATGTTACCAGAACTGACCGCTACCGCTGTAATGTCACTCAGGAGGAAATTAGCCATCAGACAAAAGCTGAGACCTTCGTGTTTATCAATG TGAACCCATCCAGTGTTTCAGGGAAACTCTGTGAGGACCCATCCAGCAAAGTGGTCATCGGATGGCTGTTTGGAATCGTTATAGGAGCTGTAGTTCTTGCTGCAGTACAGTTTGGGCTTGTAGCTTCAAAGCGCATCACAGTTACCTGTAATCGAG GTGCAGCTCCAGAACCAACTACCACCTCTAATGATCTAACAAAGGACACACCACTGCTGCAGGTTGGAGTTACAG tTGACCATCAGCATCAAAACGGTTCATCTAAAGCTCCTCCAGAGACACCACCCCTTTGA
- the LOC115583250 gene encoding CD276 antigen homolog isoform X4, with protein sequence MSGFKLPPTALESLFLGLCLLMSVGMIPGNDNGVKVVVEEDSDAVLPCLINTEDLTGKTFHWKKDGQKEVFFYEARSHSNNRLTGQDEQFIDRVSHFQDQLMNGNASIKIQNTKKADSGIYSCIFPHLQPRQTFKIELVVGAPKPIITILDATKDWALLQCVVRGASPKPKVEWQDSSGNVWETAEDHQVSERRGSFYVTLNTNVTRTDRYRCNVTQEEISHQTKAETFVFINVNPSSVSGKLCEDPSSKVVIGWLFGIVIGAVVLAAVQFGLVASKRITVTCNRGAAPEPTTTSNDLTKDTPLLQVGVTVDHQHQNGSSKAPPETPPL encoded by the exons ATGTCGGGATTTAAACTTCCACCGACAGCTCTGGAGAGTCTGTTCCTGGGTCTCTGCCTGCTGATGTCTGTTGGGATGATACCGGGAAACGACAACG GTGTCAAAGTGGTCGTGGAAGAAGacagtgatgctgttttaccCTGTTTGATCAACACAGAGGACCTCACAGGAAAGACCTTTCACTGGAAGAAAGATGGTCAGAAGGAGGTGTTCTTTTATGAAGCACGCAGTCATTCCAATAACCGCCTCACAGGTCAAGATGAGCAGTTCATAGATCGAGTCTCACATTTTCAAGATCAACTGATGAACGGCAACGCCTCCATAAAGATCCAGAATACAAAGAAAGCCGACAGCGGGATCTACAGCTGCATTTTTCCACATCTTCAGCCGAGACAAACCTTCAAGATTGagcttgttgttg GTGCACCAAAGCCTATCATCACAATACTTGATGCCACAAAGGACTGGgcgctgctgcagtgtgttgttcGAGGAGCTTCTCCAAAACCTAAAGTGGAGTGGCAGGACAGCTCTGGAAATGTCTGGGAAACTGCTGAGGACCATCAGGTCTCAGAGAGAAGAGGCAGCTTCTATGTTACCCTCAACACCAATGTTACCAGAACTGACCGCTACCGCTGTAATGTCACTCAGGAGGAAATTAGCCATCAGACAAAAGCTGAGACCTTCGTGTTTATCAATG TGAACCCATCCAGTGTTTCAGGGAAACTCTGTGAGGACCCATCCAGCAAAGTGGTCATCGGATGGCTGTTTGGAATCGTTATAGGAGCTGTAGTTCTTGCTGCAGTACAGTTTGGGCTTGTAGCTTCAAAGCGCATCACAGTTACCTGTAATCGAG GTGCAGCTCCAGAACCAACTACCACCTCTAATGATCTAACAAAGGACACACCACTGCTGCAGGTTGGAGTTACAG tTGACCATCAGCATCAAAACGGTTCATCTAAAGCTCCTCCAGAGACACCACCCCTTTGA